The window TATATGCTCCGGCGTCCGAGGCGCAGGCGACGAGACGGCGTGTGAGGCGAGGAGCCGTAGCGAAAGAAGGATATCAGATTCGATGCCAGGACCCGCCTCATCCGAAAAGAGGAATTAATTATGCCGCTGGTTGTCTACAATACGATGACGCAGAAGAAAGAGGAGTTCGTGGCGCTTGCGCCGCCCAAGGTCGGCATGTACGTGTGCGGCATCACCGCGTACGACACCTGCCACCTGGGCCACGCGCGCGCAGCCGTGGTGTTCGACATGATATACAGGCACCTCAAACACCGCGGCTTCGACGTGACGTACGTGCGCAACTACACGGACGTGGACGACAAGATCATCAACCGATCCAAAAAAGAGGGCCGATCCTGCACCGATATCTCGGAGCAATATATCAAGGAGTACGAGGAGGACATGGCTGCGCTCGGCGTGCTGGACCCCGATGTCAAGCCAATGGCGACCGCCCACATCGCTGAGATGATCGCAACGATCGAGCAGCTGATCCAGCGCGGCATCGCCTACGAGGTGGATGGCGACGTCTACTTCTCGGTGCGCAAGTTCCCGAGCTACGGCAAACTCTCGAAGAAGAACATCGAGGATCTGGAGAGCGGCGCGCGCGTGGAGGTGGACGAGAGAAAGAAGGACCCGCTCGACTTCGCGCTCTGGAAGAAGGCCAAGCCTGGAGAGCCCAGGTGGCAATCTCCCTGGGGCGAGGGCCGACCCGGCTGGCACATAGAGTGCTCTGCCATGAGCTCCAAGTACCTGGGGCAGCCGTTCGACATACACGGCGGAGGCCGCGATCTCATCTTCCCGCACCACGAGAACGAGATCGCGCAGGCGGAGGGCGCCTGCGGCTGCCAGTTCGTGCGCTACTGGCTGCACAACGGCTTCATAAACATAAACGCGGAGAAGATGAGCAAATCTCTCGGCAACATCACCGCGATCCGCGAAGTGATAAAGCACCACGACCCAGAGGCGGTGAGGCTGTTCATCCTCTCCTCGCACTATCGCTCGCCTCTGGACTATACCGAGAAGGCGCTCGCAGAGGCTGGATCATCGCTCGATCGCTTCTACGAGACCGCTGAGAGGCTCCATGCGATATATCCCGGCAAGTCCGTGTCCGATGATCCAGGCGGGTTGAAAGAGGCAAAGGAACTCCGCGAATTGTTCACTCAGTTCGACGAGCGCTTCGACGCGGCCATGGACGACGACTTCAACACCGCTCGGGCGGCAGGGCTGATATTCGAGGCGGTGAGGCTCGTGAACAGGTTCCTGGACAGCGAGCAGTGCCCAACCCCGTTTGCCGGATGGGCGGTGCTGCAGTTCTCGCACATGCAGCAGATAGCAGGCGCGGTGCTCGGCGTGTTCGGCTCCGATCCCGCAGCCTATCGCGAACGCACCCATGCCATGGTCCAGGCCAAGTCAGGCGTGGACACGGCGGAGGTCGAGCGCCTCATCGCCGAGCGAAAGGCCGCTCGCGCGGCCAAGGACTTCAAGCGCGCAGACGCCATCCGCGACGAGCTCGCGAAGTTAGGCGTGGAGTTCAAGGACAAGCCCGACGGCACGACCGAATGGAAACTTAGATAAAATCCAAGCACCAAATCCCAATGACCAAACAAGCATCAATAACCATGCACCAAATTCCAACAAAGCCCAGGGTTTTGATTATTGGAAATTAGATCATTGGAATTTATTTGGTCATTGTTATTTGGGATTTGAAATTTTAGTTCATGACAATATTCAATCTTGTTACAGAATTCACCCCAAAGGGCGATCAGCCCAGGGCGATAGAGCGCCTGACCGAGGGCGTGCTTGCGGGGAAGAAGCATCAGACGCTGCTGGGTGTGACGGGCAGCGGCAAGACCTTCTCCATCGCCCATCTCATCGCCAACACAAACAGACCCACGCTCGTGATGGCGCCGAACAAGACGCTAGCAGCCCAGCTCTATGCCGAGTTCCGCGATCTCTTCCCTGAGAACGCGGTCGAGTATTTCGTGAGCTACTACGACTACTACCAGCCCGAGGCGTATCTCCCTGCGCAGGACCTCTACATAGAGAAGGACTCGGACATAAACGAGCGCATAGACAAGCTGCGCCACTCGGCCACGCACTCGCTCCTCACGCGCCGCGAC of the Pseudomonadota bacterium genome contains:
- a CDS encoding cysteine--tRNA ligase; amino-acid sequence: MPLVVYNTMTQKKEEFVALAPPKVGMYVCGITAYDTCHLGHARAAVVFDMIYRHLKHRGFDVTYVRNYTDVDDKIINRSKKEGRSCTDISEQYIKEYEEDMAALGVLDPDVKPMATAHIAEMIATIEQLIQRGIAYEVDGDVYFSVRKFPSYGKLSKKNIEDLESGARVEVDERKKDPLDFALWKKAKPGEPRWQSPWGEGRPGWHIECSAMSSKYLGQPFDIHGGGRDLIFPHHENEIAQAEGACGCQFVRYWLHNGFININAEKMSKSLGNITAIREVIKHHDPEAVRLFILSSHYRSPLDYTEKALAEAGSSLDRFYETAERLHAIYPGKSVSDDPGGLKEAKELRELFTQFDERFDAAMDDDFNTARAAGLIFEAVRLVNRFLDSEQCPTPFAGWAVLQFSHMQQIAGAVLGVFGSDPAAYRERTHAMVQAKSGVDTAEVERLIAERKAARAAKDFKRADAIRDELAKLGVEFKDKPDGTTEWKLR